A window of the Cucurbita pepo subsp. pepo cultivar mu-cu-16 chromosome LG01, ASM280686v2, whole genome shotgun sequence genome harbors these coding sequences:
- the LOC111802635 gene encoding chloroplast processing peptidase-like isoform X2: MSFLRPFMLYSTLRWMTCLSWGFPRWPGFDGLLRCLVVLILWSMYLEIHFIPSSSMYPTLRIGDRILVEKVSYYIRNPSIDDIITFRDPTQQSGRREENLVVKRVVAKAGDMVEVCEGCLYVNGVAQDERFLAERPTYTTKSTDDWV; encoded by the exons ATGAGCTTTTTGAGGCCGTTTATGTTGTATTCTACGCTGCGATGGATGACGTGCTTGAGTTGGGGTTTTCCAAGATGGCCTGGATTTGACGGCTTGCTCAGATGTCTtgtggttttgattttgtggtCTATGTATTTGGAAATTCATTTCATTCCATCGTCGTCAATGTATCCAACTCTTCGTATCGGAGATCGGATTCTCGTCGAGAAG GTTTCTTATTACATCAGAAATCCTTCTATAGATGACATTATAACCTTCCGAGACCCGACACAG CAATCTGGACGCAGAGAAGAGAACCTCGTTGTAAAGAGAGTTGTTGCTAAAGCCGGAGACATGGTTGAG GTTTGTGAGGGATGTCTCTATGTCAATGGAGTTGCTCAGGATGAAAGGTTCTTAGCGGAGCGGCCAACATACACCACAAAGTCAACT GATGATTGGGTATGA
- the LOC111779578 gene encoding amino acid permease 3-like has translation MGEDQAFGVSSAAVPQGGSKCFDDDGRLKRTGTIWTASAHIITAVIGSGVLSLAWATAQLGWVAGPAVMFLFSMVTYYTSILLSACYRSGDPVSGKRNYTYMDAVQANLGGLNVKLCGLVQYLNLFGVAIGYTIASAISMMAIKRSNCFHASGGKDPCQINSNPYMIAFGIIEIIFSQIPDFDQLWWLSIVAAVMSFTYSTIGLGLGIAQVAGNGKVRGSLTGISVGTVTQTQKVWRSFQALGDIAFAYSYSIILIEIQDTLRSPPSEAKTMKKATLVSVSVTTLFYMLCGCAGYAAFGDLSPGNLLTGFGFYNPYWLLDIANAAIVIHLVGAYQVYCQPLFAFFEKYASEKFPDSKFITKEIEIPIPGFRPYRLNLFRLVWRTVFVIVTTVISMLLPFFNDVVGLLGALGFWPLTVYFPVEMYIAQKKIPKWSSKWLCLQILSVACLIISIAAAAGSVAGVVLDLKTYKPFSTSF, from the exons ATGGGTGAAGATCAAGCTTTTGGGGTTTCCTCCGCCGCCGTTCCTCAAGGCGGTTCCAAGTGCTTCGACGACGATGGCCGCCTCAAACGAACTG GGACTATTTGGACTGCAAGTGCTCATATTATCACGGCGGTGATCGGCTCCGGCGTTCTATCATTGGCATGGGCCACGGCGCAGCTCGGATGGGTTGCTGGTCCGGCGGTTATGTTCTTGTTCTCCATGGTTACTTATTACACTTCCATTCTTCTCTCTGCTTGTTACCGGTCCGGCGACCCTGTTTCCGGCAAGAGAAATTATACGTATATGGACGCCGTTCAGGCCAATCTTG GAGGATTGAATGTGAAATTATGTGGGCTTGTTCAATATCTCAATCTTTTTGGAGTGGCAATTGGGTATACAATAGCTTCAGCCATAAGCATGAT GGCAATTAAGAGATCGAATTGCTTCCATGCTAGTGGAGGGAAAGATCCTTGTCAAATTAATAGCAATCCTTATATGATAGCCTTTGGGATTATAGAGATAATCTTCTCTCAAATCCCAGATTTTGATCAGCTATGGTGGCTATCCATTGTTGCTGCTGTCATGTCTTTTACTTACTCAACCATTGGGCTTGGCCTTGGAATTGCTCAAGTTGCTG GAAATGGGAAAGTTAGAGGGAGTTTAACTGGAATCAGCGTTGGAACTGTTACTCAAACACAAAAAGTATGGAGGAGCTTCCAAGCTCTTGGAGACATTGCTTTTGCATACTCTTACTCGATTATCCTTATCGAAATACAG GACACTCTTCGATCTCCGCCTTCGGAGGCCAAGACAATGAAGAAGGCTACTCTAGTAAGCGTGTCGGTCACGACGTTGTTCTACATGCTTTGTGGTTGTGCGGGGTACGCCGCGTTCGGGGACTTGTCGCCGGGAAACCTCCTCACGGGGTTCGGGTTCTATAACCCTTATTGGTTGCTTGACATTGCTAATGCTGCTATTGTTATTCATCTTGTTGGTGCCTACCAAGTCTATTGCCAACCTCTCTTTGCCTTCTTTGAAAAGTATGCATCTGAAAAGTTTCCTGATAGTAAATTCATCACCAAAGAGATAGAGATTCCGATTCCCGGGTTCCGCCCCTACAGACTCAACCTCTTCCGGTTGGTTTGGAGGACGGTTTTCGTGATCGTGACGACCGTGATCTCGATGCTTCTCCCGTTCTTCAACGACGTGGTTGGACTCCTTGGAGCTCTAGGATTTTGGCCTCTCACGGTTTACTTCCCCGTGGAGATGTACATTGCTCAAAAGAAGATACCAAAATGGAGTTCAAAATGGTTGTGCCTGCAAATCTTAAGCGTTGCCTGTCTCATAATTTCGATAGCAGCGGCGGCCGGTTCGGTCGCCGGGGTCGTCCTAGATCTAAAGACCTACAAGCCCTTTAGCACAAGCTTTTGA
- the LOC111802623 gene encoding cyclin-A1-1-like has translation MPAHNRRSSFSSSTSSSLAKRQASSASSTNNVGKVMVVPPHLAKKRAPLGNLTNLKNSSHSATKSSVPPPVLVPCATKAVKTRKTPTLLDVKTTSVVVPSNVTTFSRTDAIAISSSMAVSPTKSDGASVSMDETMSTCDSFKSPDVEYVDNNDVPAVDSVERKTKSSLCISGHVPIKGSICNRDVPAEMETDGCIIDVDTDFMDPQQCATIACDIYNHLRASEAKKRPSTDFIEKVQKDINSNMRAILIDWLVEVAEEYRLVPDTLYLTVNYIDRYLSGNSMDRQRLQLLGVACMMIASKYEEICAPQVEEFCYITDNTYFKEEVLQMESSVLNYLKFEMTAPTPKCFLRRFVRVARGVDEVSSMQLECLSNFIAELSLLEYNMLCYAPSLIAASAVFLAKFILLPTKRPWDLTLQHYTHYQPSDLVDCVKDLHRLCCNSHSSSLPAIREKYSQHKYKHVTTKYCPPTIPTEFFQNRTQ, from the exons ATGCCTGCCCATAATCGCCGCTCGTCGTTTTCGTCGTCGACGTCCTCGTCGTTGGCTAAACGACAAGCTTCCTCGGCTTCCTCGACCAACAATGTCGGGAAAGTTATGGTGGTTCCGCCGCATTTGGCGAAGAAACGAGCTCCACTTGGTAACTTAACGAATCTTAAGAATTCTTCTCATAGTGCTACGAAAAGCTCTGTTCCGCCCCCTGTTTTG GTACCCTGTGCAACCAAAGCTGTCAAAACCAGAAAGACACCGACATTGCTCGATGTCAAAACGACCAGTGTAGTTGTCCCTAGCAATGTCACAACTTTCTCAAGAACTGATGCCATTGCTATCTCAAGTAGTATGGCTGTCTCTCCAACTAAATCAGATGGAGCTTCAGTTTCCATGGATGAAACTATGTCTACTTGTGATTCTTTTAAGAGTCCCGACGTCGAGTACGTGGACAATAACGACGTCCCAGCAGTAGATTCTGTTGAGAGGAAAACTAAAAGCAGTCTCTGCATTTCAGGTCACGTACCAATTAAAG GTAGCATATGCAACAGAGATGTACCAGCTGAAATGGAAACAGATGGCTGCATCATTGATGTTGATACTGATTTCATGGATCCCCAACAATGTGCTACAATTGCTTGTGATATTTACAATCACTTGCGAGCATCTGAG GCAAAGAAAAGGCCTTCTACGGATTTCATAGAAAAAGTTCAGAAGGATATAAATTCAAACATGCGAGCCATACTGATTGATTGGCTCGTGGAGGTAGCAGAAGAGTACAGGCTTGTGCCAGATACTCTATACTTGACTGTGAACTACATCGATCGATACCTATCGGGGAATTCGATGGATCGACAACGGTTACAGCTGCTTGGTGTTGCTTGTATGATGATTGCTTC AAAATATGAAGAGATCTGTGCACCTCAAGTGGAAGAATTTTGTTACATAACTGATAACACATACTTCAAAGAAGAGGTTTTGCAAATGGAATCATCTGTGTTGAATTACTTGAAGTTTGAAATGACAGCTCCAACACCCAAATGTTTTTTAAG ACGATTTGTTCGTGTTGCTCGAGGCGTCGATGAGGTTTCATCGATGCAGTTGGAGTGCTTGTCGAACTTCATCGCCGAATTGTCTCTTTTAGAATACAATATGCTCTGCTACGCCCCGTCGCTCATAGCTGCCTCGGCGGTTTTCTTGGCGAAGTTCATTCTTCTCCCAACGAAGAGACCATGG GACCTCACCTTGCAACATTACACACATTACCAGCCATCCGATCTCGTCGACTGTGTTAAGGATTTGCATCGCCTCTGCTGTAACAGCCATAGTTCAAGCTTACCAGCAATCAGAGAGAAATACAGCCAGCATAAG TACAAACATGTGACAACCAAGTACTGCCCTCCGACAATACCGACCGAGTTTTTCCAGAATCGAACGCAGTAG
- the LOC111802635 gene encoding chloroplast processing peptidase-like isoform X1, which translates to MSFLRPFMLYSTLRWMTCLSWGFPRWPGFDGLLRCLVVLILWSMYLEIHFIPSSSMYPTLRIGDRILVEKVSYYIRNPSIDDIITFRDPTQQSGRREENLVVKRVVAKAGDMVEVCEGCLYVNGVAQDERFLAERPTYTTKSTQVPKGHVYVLGDNRNNSYDSHIWGPLPIKNIIGRYLWSCHNPTTK; encoded by the exons ATGAGCTTTTTGAGGCCGTTTATGTTGTATTCTACGCTGCGATGGATGACGTGCTTGAGTTGGGGTTTTCCAAGATGGCCTGGATTTGACGGCTTGCTCAGATGTCTtgtggttttgattttgtggtCTATGTATTTGGAAATTCATTTCATTCCATCGTCGTCAATGTATCCAACTCTTCGTATCGGAGATCGGATTCTCGTCGAGAAG GTTTCTTATTACATCAGAAATCCTTCTATAGATGACATTATAACCTTCCGAGACCCGACACAG CAATCTGGACGCAGAGAAGAGAACCTCGTTGTAAAGAGAGTTGTTGCTAAAGCCGGAGACATGGTTGAG GTTTGTGAGGGATGTCTCTATGTCAATGGAGTTGCTCAGGATGAAAGGTTCTTAGCGGAGCGGCCAACATACACCACAAAGTCAACT CAAGTTCCAAAAGGCCATGTTTACGTGTTGGGCGACAACCGCAACAACAGCTACGACTCCCATATTTG GGGACCTCTTCCCATCAAGAACATTATTGGGAGATACCTCTGGTCTTGCCACAACCCAACTACCAAATGA